Genomic DNA from Chaetodon auriga isolate fChaAug3 chromosome 18, fChaAug3.hap1, whole genome shotgun sequence:
TACAGACACATTCTGGACCAACCCTCAGTATCGTCTGCAGTTGtatgaggaggatgatgacaCAGAGGATGGGCAGGTGGCGTGCACTGTGGTTGTGGCTCTAATGCAGAAAGGTCGAAGGATGCAGCGTCATCAAGGGGCCAGATTCCTCACCATCGGATTTTCCATCTATGAGGTACTGATCACATGATCCCCAATCGCTCAGATTTCCTCCAACATTGGATATTCACTGCAGTTGAACTTCCTCTTTAacttctttgtctctgcaggtgcCAAAGGAGGTATGCCCGTGTTGAAGATGGACGTTATTTTGATGAAGTCAGCGCCTTCTCAGCATTTAGCTGTTCCTCCAGAGAGTTAGCAAAAAGATTTGAAGctggaggaaacagctagcttggctctggCTCTTGGCTGAGTGCAGTCACTTCCTGGAGTCACCACTAGTTGGCCTGCATGATAAGAAATTACTGCACTTAGACTCGGCCAAGAAACACAACCATGGTTTTAAAACAGTtaggacactgtgtaaaacatgcatcaaacagacagagccaggctagctgtttccccctgtttccagtctttatgctaagctaagctaaacagctGTTGTCAGTAGCTTCATAATTTCTATACAGATATGAGAATGGTATCGATCTTCTTatttaactcttggcaagaaaactAGTATGTATATTTCCCAAAGGTTTTGAGCACTCTATTGCTTTCTATACTTTTTCTGTATTGAACACTTTCCTTATGTGAAGAGCTCATTTCCATCCCACCAACTCTCACTGTTTCCACACTTTCTCTGATTTCTTTCCATCCATAGATGTGTGGGCAGAATCAGCATCTGCAGAAGGACTTCTTTCTGTACACAGCCTCCAAAGCTAAATGCAAGACCTACATCAACTTGCGAGAGGTCACAGAGCGATTCCGTCTGCCTCCGGGAGAGTATGTCATCATGCCCACGACCTTTGAACCCCATCAAGAGGGAGAGTTCATTCTCAGGGTCTTCTCTGAGAAGCGGATCACATCTGAGTAAGGATCACTGAAGGTCACCAGCCATATTTGGTGATGCAGCTGATGTTATTTTGGGGGGATTGTTGACAAAGGCTTTAAATGAAGCCCATCAATGAATAGCAGGGGTCctaatgtgtctgtttttcttcacaggGAGGCGGAAAACACAATCGGCTCTGATCAAATTCAGGTTTGCAGCATGATTGAAGAAGCAGTGGGGTCAAAATATATGTTCATGATTCTGGCTCACATTGCAGTGATGAAATGACTGTCTCTGCACCACACTTTCACATTGCAATATTAGCTTGAATTTTGACATATTGTAAACCCCAACTCTGTAATATTAAAGttacatacatttttcatcaaCCTTGAAGTCTCCCTGTCTTGTCCCAGTTCACACTGTATGTTCCCTCACTGTTTTTCCTACAAGAGTAACTAACAGACttgaaaatgcagtgttttcttccaccttttcatctcatttcatccTTCTGTCCTTCCTTGTCTTATTGGCCATcagcaagacaagaaaaagaaggaaaaggtaATGCATGTATGTGGCAACAGCACCGATAGATTGCTTTTGAACTCTGCTTTCCTCACTGCTTCTCTCCATCATATTGGCAGTTATAGTTTGCGCCATCATCACATATGTAGATTATAACCAGTGGTAGAACTATAAATTaactctctctttcctgttttgtttgtctcttataacccttctcttctcttaCCGACCCTGCCGTTACCCACATGCCAGCCTATTGTATTTGTGTCAGACAGAGCGCGAGCCAACAAAGAAATCGAACATGACGGCATTCAGGGGGAAAAGAGGAAACCAAAGGTAATCAGTGTGTACAGACTGCTATTGATTAGCCAAAACCCAGTCACCGCAGCCTCGCAGCAAATAGGTCATGCTATTCACCCTGTCGGAATTTCTGGAGACTGACAGCACTGAAATGCAATCTTGAGCAGGTCAAATAACATCTCTGGGAATAAAACAATTGCGTTTGAAGCCAACTGATCTCAAGTGGcccagctgcacctgttttcCTGTAAGGCCTCAGTGTACACAGGCCAAATGGTTTATGTCTTTCTCTActgtgctgctctcctctggtGCCATAATGAAATGCATCCAGAGCCCATCAGTCACTAAATGCAGTGTTATTTGTAGTGTAGcaggaagaaatggaaaaaaactgtttcactactttcagtttcttcatcatcaaaaaTCAGTTTGCTTATTCCAACATGATATATCGCAtgaaatgtttcactgtttgtgtaGACTCATTTATTCAAAAATACTGAATGGTGAATTGTAATTATTGACATTTAATATGTTTACAATAACTTGCATTGCAAATTACTTCTTTCTTGTCCATCCTTCAGCAAAAACTACTCAAacctgaggaggagacagaggaggaaaaacagttCAGAGCCATTTACCAACAGATTGCTGGTGAGGTGAGAACACAGAGGGGAGCGTTTGAAAGAGAAAACGAAGATGACACAGGACAGGCTTAAATGTCTGAGTCTGTCTTTGAGCTAATATTCAACAAATtgttcctctctccctcaggaCATGCAGATCTGTGCCAACGAACTCAAAATGATTTTGAAGAACGTTCTTGCCAAACGTGAGCACTCTGGAAAGTTTAAGACTCTTATTATAGTTCATGTCATATGCTGATCATTCACAGGAAGCTGTCCTTTCTCACAGATaatgaaataaagacagagggtTTCAGCCTTGAGACATGTCGGAGTATGATCGCCCTGATGGATGTATCCTTTCAGCTGGTTAAAGCTAGAGGGAGGTATGTCGACTGAAAGACTGAGCAGCCTCATGTGGCCTGTAAAGGTGCTATCAGCTGGTTAATGGTACTGACTCACTGTCCTTTGGTCAGCATGGTGTATATGCAGGGTTGCCCTTATTGTAAAGGTCTATGACTAACAGTGTTGGTTTTTCCATAACTGACCCGTTGTCAGACTGACGGGACAGGAAAACTGAACCTGCAGGAGTTCAAACACATGTGGAGAAAGATCAAGGCGTGGCAGGTGGGGCCATTTTAGCAACCTTAACTCCTGCTCACATTCAGCAAACCTAGTTTTCATCTAACTGTCTGTCTCCTTGTGTGTTTCCAGCTGATCTTTAAACGTTACGACAAAGACAAATCCGGCTCCATCAGCAGTTTTGAGATGAGGAACGCTGTTAATGATGCAGGTGAGTCGCACAAAAGAATTGGTTTTAAGAATGAACCACCAGCAGGATGTTCCTCcatgtgttctgtctgtttcctttttttacaGTCAAATAAGTGTGTTAAAAGTGCATAGGTATCCTGGTTTTGAACACTATCCTCAGTCAGATGCAGCTTCAGTCACCGTTTAGCAGTTTACAATAGAATATCATATTATAATGAATATATGTAATGGTTAAAGTCTGCATTTTGTTCCTAGGTTTGTACTAAGTTTAATCAGAAATCATATCTGATGTTCTCTTGTTAGATGCCTGTAACATGATATAAACTGTCAGCCGTGAACCTGATCTCTGTTTTGTCTTCTCTACACAAAGGGTTTCACCTCAACAATCAATTATACAACATCATAGCCATGCGCTATGCAGACGAACACCTCAACATCAACTTTGACAGTTACATCTGCTGTTTTGTGAGGCTAGAGGGCATGTTCAGTAAGTGCTTTCTATTTCCATATGGTACCAGGACACTTATCAGCCAAAACTAATCTCACACAACTGATACAGTTTATGGATGTAAAAGATGGAGTCATCTGTGTAGAGATTTACCTCGTCCTTTTACCTACTGTGTTTAACAAAACCTCTGCTGGTTAAATACAAAATTACCATTTTTATGAATCTTTGCATGACCAAATTTATCACATTCTGCTAATTGCAGCTTTGCCAAACTGCTTTAGTCCATGATTTCTAAAGAGATGGATGAAGACTAATCTGTTGTGTCTCTTGCAGGGGCTTTCAATGCttttgacaaagacagagatgggATAATCAAGCTCAATGTCCTGGAGGTAAGCCACTTTTAGTACAaacccaattccaaaaaagtgggtaaaatgtaattaaaaacagcaaacaatcGTGTCAAATGACAATGGTTTTCCTGTAGTGTTCCTGTATTTTCATATATACAAGACCAAAGTGATCAGAAAACCTATATATACTACATGGTGCAGTCATACAACAGTACCATAAACTTGCTCAGTGTGTACTGCAAGcatactttgaaaatgaaaccctttatgttcatatttgtttttcctttactCTCTTTCCAGTGGCTTCAACTGACCATGTATTCTTGAGTCACCTTCTTGATCGCTGCAGATAGATGGTGCTCATGCTCATGACTCCTGGACTGCCTCTCAAGTATTTTTTGCACAGATTTTGTGACTCCAGCCAATCAAAATCTTGAAGTCAAAATCAGAGTTttgatgatttcttttttgtgatCACTCAAGCTATGACAATTTCCCTTCAACTTTACTTTAGCCTACTTTTAAGTGACTGGCATTGTATCAGTAATAAAGCTGATTCCTGAAGTGTCATCGCTTTCCTAGTCTCTACAGTGCTGATGAGAGTGACAGAATTTGATAAATCTGTGGAGCCTGATAATCACATCGGTGCTTGGCACAAAGCAGCGATGGGCAGGGAAGCAAAGAGGTGGtgtaaaaatgaagaaaaataaatgtttgaataTGTGAACTGAGTGAAGATGTTGTTTGACAAAATACTGACTGTTCTGTATATTGTTTTCAGAATAAAGCAGAGGTGAACAATTAATACTACTTTGATCTTTTTATTGCtgtacaacacatgaaatacacactgtacagtataaaatataaaaattaaGGCAGAATTCTTGTAACTTACTCTTTGACTACTTCCTTCCATTGCATCAAGAGATGAGTTTCCAAATATGTGGTGCACAGAATGATACTGGGGAACATCGAACCTTGCCAAGAATACTTATCAGGCAAATGGGAAAatgtaaaagtgaaaaaaaaacttgaaaaaaattgaaaaacttTATAAAGCATTTGAAAATCCTCTTCCTGCTGATTTCCTGAAGGGAAAGCCCCGACCCCTCCTAAAATGCTCCTTAAAGTGTGAGATTGTGGAAATACCAGACACATCACTCATCACTTGAAGAACTCCACCAGTTTTCCACGTGACAGTCTGCTTACAGCTCTTGGGGACAACTGAAAAATGCTATAGAAAACCTTTTGTGGCTCCACAGGGAGCTGCATGGAGTTACACAGGCGGGATCTTACCAGACCACCGtagcctcctcctcatctctgcttgaggctagcagctcaAGGCTCCATTAGCATGGGAGTGAAAGTGAAGGCAGTTCACAGTATAAGCTGCTCTGAGGTGTTGATGCCAGTGCAGCACAGTTGTAAAAATGCCCTGAATGATTAGCTTCACATACACTTTGACATTTATGGAAAATACAACCAAAAATcctgaaaagaactttgaaaaaacagaacaactgaTTTGATGAAATGGATGAAACTGCATCGCTTCACCGCTGCCGTCAAGGCAGCACCTCGCTGTCGCTCTGCACGTGTCTCTGCATGTGGTCAGGCAGCTCCTGCAGGAAGATACGAACAAGACTGAGGAGCTGTTCGTTCCGTTCAACCAACCCAAATGCTCTCATGTGCTTAGTGTGAAGGTACTCCACCATCCTCACTTTTGAAGCTATTAATCAGACTAAAAATACGTATGTGtgtaacaaaaataaataaaatacatttgttgCTTTATGTACAACATCATATCTCAAAATTAATACACTTAAGTCCACATATAACTGCATAATCATTCATGATACTCTGGTGTACACTTAGAGCTGACGGCATCTTGTTACTGTCACGTACACTATACTTTGCTGACTTTGCTGTTACTAATTACACCACACTGTGACACTATGCTTGTAACAGTATTGCACTATAAGTTCAAGCAGAGCTGTAGTTGTGGGTACTTTATGAGTACTGCTCTTAACTGTAATTCTATCTCTTGactcatttgtgcttttgtataatttctattttatttttactttatagACTTGTATGACGTTTCTCTGTTTATCTGTACTTATTTCAGttcttgtgctgctgtaaatcCCACATTTCCCCTCTGGATTGTCTTGTCTTCTCTGGTTATTTATAACTACAGAACACACTGCTGAGCTAATGAGCTGATGGTAATCTTTGTTGAAAATAAGATGACGTCAGTTCATTACCTGCCTAACTGACTCCTGCCGGGCAAAAAAAGTGCTGCAGTCTCTCCAGCGGCATTTGACCATCTGCAGATTCGGGTTGGTGTGATCTCTAATGAGGTGCTGAACAAGGTGCTCCGCCATGCCGAAGATTAGAGAGCAATTCTGCCACTGAACAGAGGGCAAAGGTCACAAAGACATACGTTAAGgcacaaagcaaaaaaaaaaaaacatgtatcaAATCTTCTAATcattaaaggtcccatattatgtCCGCTTTCAGGGTCATACTTTTGCTCTGGGTGTCTCCTGGAAAACGTTTACATGCTTTACATGCTCATATTGTCCattgctgcagcacctctgtTCACCCTCTGTCTTAAATGCTTTGTTTTAGTGAGAGAGCTGCTTTATAATCAGAACATATGGAAATCTCACTTCCTACAAAATGGGACCTTTAAATGTCTTCAAAAGAAGAAGGCTATTATGTAAGACTGAAGGCAAAGAAAACTAAACTGTGCACTCGTTCATTAAATTTTGATGTAAACCTTCACTCTCTGTCCTCACCCAGCAGCGGAAGTTCTTCATCAAGTTGAGCTTCACAGCTTGAATGCTGCCATCATAACAGCCTGTATAGATCTGGGTGGGGCAAACAATGGTAGATATACATTTCAACAATCTTTATTTCCAAAATGAACATCCGTCATCCAtgtttagattaaaaaaaaaaacatggctgtgctGATTTTAGTGTACATACCACACTCTTATGCACAGCCATGCACATCACCATGTCGCTGTGACCCCCGTAGACCTGCAGGCGGTCGTGGGACTAAAAAGAAAGAATGTTCAAATGAAGAACGTCTCAAAGATCTTTTCAAATGGTGTCTTTGAACTGAATTTAGAATGCAGCTGATCTAACTTGTAattaataaaggaaaaaaaaaggcttgtttGGAAGCAGACATCATTGTAAAATTGAGTCGTAGATACTGTACCTGTAGCTCGTACACTCGGATCAGTTTATCCAGACAGGCCGTCACCATCACTTTCCCCAGGATGACGATTGATGTGACGGCATGACTGTGACCTTTGTAGATACGAACCAACTCACCTGtctatggaaaaaaaaagatggaagacaaaaataattacatatattttcatttatatattttttgatcgattttttgtcatttttgtgtcattCGTACTTGACTTTCAAGAAACAAGAAATGTTCAGATTAATAGATTTGTAATGTTAAAaggcattaaaaacaaacttcagGTGCCTTCCATCGACACTCATAGATCATTTACTCACATGGATGTTGTGGGCATGAACAGACATGTCACTGGAGCCGCTGAAGACCAGGTCATTCACCACCTGGAAACAACAAGGGAAGAAGAATACAGCACACCTGATGCACACAAGCGACAGTAACTTTGATGATCGACATTTCACgaacaaccctgattccaaagaagttcagacaaaaactgtgtttactgacaacagatTTAAgagttcctgagtccatgttgtaatatcctttatacaatcatgtgttcacaaagagatgaacctccctccatcctcgcttggGAAcgtctgagcctttccaggatgcccctttcaaacccagtcatgatcctatcacctgttaccaatcatcctgtttacctgtggaatgttccaaacaggtattTTGGGAGCAGTCTTTAGTCTCTCCTGCCCCAACTGCTGCATCAGTCATGAATTTTGAGCCTGATATGAACAcagatttaatgttttcttaACAGAATGAACAGCACATGACCTTCTCAACACGAGGCTCCTCATCTGGACATTTTTTGGTCTAACAGTCGAGGTGGTCAGAAGCGGGTTCACCTCCTCACCTTCATACAGAGCACAGTTTTGGTGTGACCCTTCAGCGAGCGCAGCAGGAGGCCGCTCTTGGCATCTCGTACGCTGATGGTGCTGTCGTAGGAGCCGACCAGCAGCACTCGGCGGGCGCCCTCCTGCGCTGTACCCAGGCAGCTCACGCCTCGCGGGCCATGGCACTCAAACACATCTATCTGCTTCAGAGTCTAAGGAGACGGCAAGAGATGATGAGGAGACGGAAGAAGATAGTTAAGAGAGAGTTAATTGTTGCAGCTGTCAGAAGATTACTCTGGCAGACAAAGATGGAAGTCAGACATACAGTAATCCTTTCACTCACCTTTAAGTCATAGCTGGCCACTGATCCATTGGCGAGTCCAGCAAACAGAATATTCCAGGCaatgtgcaaacacaacactCTGTCCGACAGAGAGATCTGCTCCAGGCACTTCTTAGACTGGCGGCGAGAGGAGGAACATAAATCACCAAATTAGTGCTCGGCTTCCGGCGGTGGGTGTGCACTTTAAAGACGGATGGTTAACCCTCGGTTTTGTACCTTTAGGCTGTAACAGCGGATAGTCTGGTCACTGGACCCCGTGAAGAGGCGTTCCAGCATGTTTGGGAGGGACGACACCAGCAGACAGTTGACTTTGTTTGTGTGACCCGTAAACACTGCTTGGCACTCCTTGTTCTGGAGAAAGATACATTTTATCAACAGCAGTgaaaaactctttttttaatttattattttgcttTATTGTTCATGTAGTTATTTTTCATATGCTTCGTCATACCGTCAGGCTGTAGGCCCGTGTTGTGTTGTCCCCTGAACACGTGTACAACAGGCCCTCGTGAATGTGGAGGTCGTGGATGGGGCCCGTGTGATTCGCAAAAGCTCCCAAGGACAGCTCCTCATCCTTAAGCCCCTCAACACACTCTGAAAAAAGTGGTTTTTAGaacatttttgtgcatttttatgaACAAACATGAGattttaggggtttaatcaaCACCAGCAGAAGAGCTTTAATGCATCAGGAGACACTCACCTGCAGGAACAGTGGCCTCTTTGACTGGCACAGGTGTCGACTGAGCTCTTCTGAGCGGTCAGCAGAGAAAAAAGTTggtcacatttcacatttacattaaagCTTCCTCGTCATATTCAGGATTCTCTACTGTGATATCATACGTGGAGACCTCACCTCTCAACATCAAGTTGCTGAAACGTCTGTGTGCTTGCAGAGCTGAACTCCATGCTGACAGACTTCTGGGAAGGCTCTTGGTGGACAGGAACATTTGCGACGATCTCCTCATGGTCCGATTCATCGACATCGATCACGTCCAGGTTAGAGGGCTCCATCATTTTGACGGATTCGTCGCTCTCGTTCCCTCCATCGTCGTCcggtg
This window encodes:
- the capn3b gene encoding calpain-3b isoform X5 gives rise to the protein MPVLKMDVILMKCVGRISICRRTSFCTQPPKLNARPTSTCERSQSDSVCLRESMSSCPRPLNPIKRESSFSGSSLRSGSHLRRRKTQSALIKFSKTRKRRKSLLYLCQTEREPTKKSNMTAFRGKRGNQSKNYSNLRRRQRRKNSSEPFTNRLLDMQICANELKMILKNVLAKHNEIKTEGFSLETCRSMIALMDTDGTGKLNLQEFKHMWRKIKAWQLIFKRYDKDKSGSISSFEMRNAVNDAGFHLNNQLYNIIAMRYADEHLNINFDSYICCFVRLEGMFRAFNAFDKDRDGIIKLNVLEWLQLTMYS
- the capn3b gene encoding calpain-3b isoform X4, which codes for MRCQRRYARVEDGRYFDEMCGQNQHLQKDFFLYTASKAKCKTYINLREVTERFRLPPGEYVIMPTTFEPHQEGEFILRVFSEKRITSEEAENTIGSDQIQQDKKKKEKPIVFVSDRARANKEIEHDGIQGEKRKPKQKLLKPEEETEEEKQFRAIYQQIAGEDMQICANELKMILKNVLAKHNEIKTEGFSLETCRSMIALMDTDGTGKLNLQEFKHMWRKIKAWQLIFKRYDKDKSGSISSFEMRNAVNDAGFHLNNQLYNIIAMRYADEHLNINFDSYICCFVRLEGMFRAFNAFDKDRDGIIKLNVLEWLQLTMYS
- the capn3b gene encoding calpain-3b isoform X6; the protein is MPVLKMDVILMKCVGRISICRRTSFCTQPPKLNARPTSTCERSQSDSVCLRESMSSCPRPLNPIKRESSFSGSSLRSGSHLRRRKTQSALIKFSLLYLCQTEREPTKKSNMTAFRGKRGNQSKNYSNLRRRQRRKNSSEPFTNRLLDMQICANELKMILKNVLAKHNEIKTEGFSLETCRSMIALMDTDGTGKLNLQEFKHMWRKIKAWQLIFKRYDKDKSGSISSFEMRNAVNDAGFHLNNQLYNIIAMRYADEHLNINFDSYICCFVRLEGMFRAFNAFDKDRDGIIKLNVLEWLQLTMYS